A DNA window from Porphyromonas gingivalis ATCC 33277 contains the following coding sequences:
- a CDS encoding bifunctional UDP-N-acetylmuramoyl-tripeptide:D-alanyl-D-alanine ligase/alanine racemase, whose protein sequence is MFLFSELCRRLSPDAVRIVSDHRIVHLLTDSRTLSEPATTLFFALRTTSGDGHLYIRDLYDKGVRSFVISDPSKDLMEKMPQANWMRVAHPLDALQRIAALRRSMFDIPVIGITGSNGKTIVKEFLYQLLRKDYRIVRSPRSYNSQIGVPLSVWQMAEEHTLGIFEAGISQMGEMERLESIICPSYGIITNIGGAHQENFPDIKTKLEEKLRLFPHCHTIVYNGDCEEIAAAISFCGLARAGVSWSRTKPEAHLYVCRLESKDNRTEIDFRCLGKDYSLVLPFTDAASIEDIIHCITLISVLCPEVLSARKRFASLEPVEMRMEVKAGDHGNTIINDVYSNDVYSLTLALDFQRRRTAETCLKKVLILSDILQSGMPPEELYRHVAGQLQVYALDFFVGIGEEIASHRTCFAGMSAVFFKDVAAFLTSGEIERFSNSCILLKGARKYRFEQITERLVQQVHETALRINLSAIIHNLNFYRNLVPSGTKTICMVKAQGYGVGSYELVKTLQEHRVDYIAVAVADEGKELRERGISMPIVVMNPQRNAFQTLIDYGLEPEIYSFALLASFSETVVRNGLVGYPVHIKIDTGMHRLGFLPSDMTRLGEILAKDAGLSIRSVFTHLAGADDPDLDDFTRSQLLSFDAAFASLSSLLGYIPLRHVLNTAGVERFADYHADMIRLGIGLYGVTASGVQGLRPVATLMTTILQIKDISSSDTVGYGRKGRVQQPSRIAIIPIGYADGLDRRLSCGVGEVLVRGHRCPIVGNVCMDICMIDVTGMPAEEGDPVVVFGEELPIEEVAHKMNTIPYEVLTGISPRVRRVYFQE, encoded by the coding sequence ATGTTTCTTTTCTCCGAACTATGCAGACGTTTATCCCCTGATGCGGTAAGAATCGTTAGCGATCACCGGATCGTCCATTTGCTTACCGATAGCCGTACGCTGTCCGAACCTGCTACTACTCTCTTCTTCGCCTTACGCACCACATCGGGCGATGGCCATTTGTATATTCGAGATCTATATGATAAAGGAGTAAGGAGTTTTGTCATTTCGGATCCCTCCAAAGATTTGATGGAGAAAATGCCGCAAGCGAATTGGATGCGCGTGGCTCATCCGTTGGACGCTCTACAACGGATAGCCGCACTAAGGCGTTCTATGTTCGATATTCCTGTGATAGGAATTACCGGAAGCAATGGCAAGACAATCGTCAAAGAGTTCCTTTATCAGTTATTGCGCAAGGACTATCGCATTGTCCGCTCGCCCCGAAGCTATAACTCGCAGATCGGAGTACCTCTTTCCGTATGGCAAATGGCGGAGGAACACACTCTCGGTATATTTGAAGCCGGCATATCGCAAATGGGGGAAATGGAACGTTTGGAGAGCATAATATGCCCCTCGTATGGTATCATTACGAATATAGGAGGTGCTCATCAGGAGAATTTCCCGGATATAAAAACGAAACTGGAGGAAAAGCTTCGCTTGTTCCCCCATTGTCATACTATTGTCTATAACGGCGACTGCGAAGAGATAGCTGCTGCTATCTCTTTCTGCGGTTTGGCAAGAGCCGGAGTTTCATGGAGCCGGACGAAGCCCGAAGCTCATTTGTATGTGTGCAGATTGGAATCGAAAGATAATCGCACCGAGATTGATTTTCGGTGTCTCGGCAAAGATTATTCTCTTGTGCTACCATTCACAGATGCTGCTTCCATAGAAGATATCATCCATTGCATCACGCTGATTTCTGTACTGTGTCCGGAGGTCTTATCTGCTCGAAAGCGGTTTGCGAGTTTAGAGCCTGTAGAAATGCGAATGGAGGTTAAGGCCGGAGATCATGGCAATACGATCATCAATGACGTTTACAGTAATGATGTCTATTCGCTTACGCTGGCCTTGGATTTCCAACGAAGACGTACTGCCGAAACATGCCTAAAGAAAGTGTTGATACTGTCCGACATCTTGCAAAGCGGAATGCCTCCCGAAGAATTGTACAGACATGTGGCAGGACAATTACAAGTCTATGCTCTTGACTTTTTCGTCGGCATCGGAGAGGAAATAGCCTCGCATCGCACTTGTTTTGCCGGCATGTCTGCCGTTTTTTTCAAAGATGTTGCTGCATTCTTGACATCCGGTGAGATAGAGCGCTTCTCCAACAGCTGTATTCTGCTCAAAGGTGCACGCAAGTATCGCTTCGAACAGATTACGGAGCGACTTGTACAACAGGTGCACGAAACTGCGCTAAGGATCAATCTGTCAGCTATCATCCACAATCTTAATTTCTATCGGAATTTAGTTCCATCAGGCACCAAAACCATCTGCATGGTCAAGGCTCAGGGCTATGGCGTAGGCTCTTACGAACTTGTCAAAACCCTGCAGGAGCATCGTGTGGATTATATAGCTGTAGCCGTAGCGGACGAAGGCAAAGAACTAAGAGAGCGAGGTATCAGTATGCCTATCGTGGTCATGAACCCCCAAAGGAATGCCTTTCAGACACTCATAGACTACGGATTAGAGCCTGAGATTTATAGCTTTGCCCTTCTCGCTTCTTTTTCGGAAACGGTCGTACGCAACGGCCTCGTGGGCTATCCTGTTCATATCAAAATCGACACGGGAATGCACCGGCTTGGTTTTTTACCGTCTGATATGACACGACTCGGTGAGATTCTTGCCAAAGATGCCGGACTGAGCATTCGCTCTGTATTTACTCATCTTGCAGGTGCCGACGATCCTGATTTGGATGATTTTACGCGATCTCAACTGCTGTCTTTCGATGCTGCTTTCGCCTCTCTCTCCTCTTTATTAGGCTATATACCTCTCCGTCATGTATTGAATACGGCAGGGGTAGAGCGTTTTGCCGACTACCATGCCGACATGATTCGTCTTGGCATCGGCTTGTATGGAGTAACGGCATCCGGCGTACAAGGATTGAGACCGGTAGCCACCCTGATGACTACAATTTTGCAGATCAAGGATATTTCTTCGAGCGATACGGTCGGATATGGACGTAAAGGACGGGTACAACAACCATCTCGAATAGCTATTATACCTATCGGTTATGCCGATGGCTTGGATAGACGTTTGAGTTGTGGAGTAGGAGAAGTACTTGTGCGTGGACATCGCTGTCCTATAGTAGGGAATGTCTGTATGGATATCTGTATGATAGATGTTACCGGTATGCCGGCAGAAGAGGGAGACCCTGTCGTTGTATTCGGAGAAGAACTCCCGATCGAAGAAGTTGCCCATAAGATGAATACTATCCCCTATGAGGTGCTCACGGGTATCTCGCCTCGTGTTCGCAGAGTTTATTTCCAAGAGTAG
- the glmM gene encoding phosphoglucosamine mutase has product MTLIKSISGIRGTIGGMADEGLNPISIAQFTAAYAHFIKKLTKTKRPCIVVGRDARPSGLMVKNVVFGTLMGMGCDVVDIDLATTPTTEMAVTGCGADGGIIITASHNPVQWNALKLLGPSGEFLNDAEGKEILRIAEAGEAEFAPVEKMGRIADTLDYTPAHIKAVLALPSVDVAAIRAAKFRVAIDCVNSVGGIAIPALLTALGVEHVFPLYCTPDGQFPHNPEPLPQNLTEICKVVKEKKANVGFVVDPDVDRLAIVDENGEFFGEEYTLVAIADYLLGLNGGGNTVSNLSSTRALRDVTARHGGKYEAAAVGEVNVVTKMKEIGALIGGEGNGGVILPELHYGRDALVGIALFLTHMAKRKEAVSRIRAEYPAYFMSKQRVDTPAGTDTQRLLQTMFERYKNEQISTVDGVKIDFPDSWVHMRRSNTEPIVRIYTEARTEKEAQDLADRFRSEVEREL; this is encoded by the coding sequence ATGACGTTGATCAAATCAATCTCCGGCATACGAGGCACGATAGGCGGTATGGCCGATGAGGGATTAAATCCTATCAGCATAGCCCAATTCACAGCTGCCTATGCCCATTTCATCAAAAAGTTAACCAAAACCAAACGCCCCTGTATCGTAGTCGGCAGGGATGCTCGCCCGTCCGGACTCATGGTCAAGAATGTCGTTTTCGGCACTCTCATGGGAATGGGATGCGATGTGGTCGATATAGATTTGGCCACGACTCCCACTACCGAGATGGCCGTCACGGGCTGTGGCGCCGATGGCGGTATCATCATCACAGCCAGCCACAATCCCGTACAGTGGAATGCGCTGAAGCTCTTAGGCCCTTCCGGCGAATTTCTCAATGATGCAGAAGGGAAAGAGATTCTTCGGATAGCAGAAGCCGGAGAAGCCGAGTTTGCTCCGGTGGAGAAGATGGGGCGCATCGCAGATACGCTGGACTATACACCGGCACATATCAAAGCCGTATTGGCATTGCCGTCAGTCGATGTGGCAGCCATCCGTGCAGCCAAATTCAGGGTAGCTATCGACTGTGTCAATTCCGTAGGCGGAATAGCGATACCGGCTCTATTGACTGCTTTGGGAGTGGAGCACGTCTTCCCTCTATACTGCACACCGGACGGACAGTTTCCTCACAATCCGGAACCCTTGCCGCAGAATCTGACCGAAATATGCAAGGTAGTCAAGGAGAAGAAAGCCAATGTGGGTTTCGTGGTCGATCCCGATGTGGATCGCTTGGCTATCGTAGATGAGAACGGAGAGTTTTTCGGAGAAGAATATACTCTCGTAGCCATAGCCGATTATCTGTTGGGACTCAACGGTGGCGGCAATACGGTATCGAACCTCAGCTCCACTCGTGCCCTTCGCGATGTAACGGCCCGACATGGTGGAAAATACGAAGCAGCAGCCGTCGGAGAGGTGAACGTGGTGACGAAGATGAAAGAAATCGGCGCCCTCATCGGAGGAGAAGGCAATGGCGGAGTAATCCTTCCGGAGCTTCATTATGGACGCGATGCATTGGTGGGAATAGCCCTATTCCTCACACATATGGCCAAGCGCAAGGAGGCGGTGAGCCGCATTCGAGCCGAATACCCTGCATACTTTATGAGTAAGCAGCGAGTGGACACCCCTGCAGGTACCGATACGCAGCGTCTGCTTCAGACCATGTTCGAAAGGTATAAGAACGAACAGATCAGTACCGTGGACGGCGTGAAGATCGACTTTCCCGACAGCTGGGTACATATGCGCAGGAGCAATACCGAGCCGATCGTCAGGATCTACACCGAAGCCCGTACGGAAAAGGAAGCACAGGACTTGGCCGATCGTTTCCGTTCGGAGGTAGAACGAGAATTGTAA
- a CDS encoding IS5-like element ISPg8 family transposase produces the protein MAYQSKNTDEHVTFADALLSKRYRKAQNDFLNQVDTLIDWRPIRTLINKKYTKRQNAIGAPAYDVILLFKMLLLETWYNLSDCALEERINDSITFSRFLGLKMEEVSPDHSTISRFRSALTELGLMDKLLAQFNKQLSRHHISVREGVLVDASLVETPHKPNGSITIEVADDREDNRSEAEKEAEEDYQKQVVRRRKGTDEEARWVYKQKRYHYGYKKHCPANVQGIVQKVITTAANRSDTKEFIPLLQGANIPQGTAVLADKGYACGENRSYLQTHHLQDGIMHKAQRNRALTEEEKQGNKAIGPIRSTIERTFGSIRRWFHGGRCRYRGLAKTHTQNILESIAFNLYRTPGIIMSSSVG, from the coding sequence ATGGCATACCAATCCAAGAATACCGATGAGCATGTAACATTTGCAGACGCACTCCTTTCAAAGCGTTATCGCAAAGCACAAAACGACTTCCTCAATCAGGTTGACACGCTTATCGATTGGCGTCCGATCAGGACGCTGATCAACAAGAAATACACGAAGCGACAAAATGCCATCGGCGCCCCGGCTTATGACGTGATTCTCTTATTCAAGATGTTGCTTTTGGAGACATGGTACAACCTCAGTGATTGTGCTCTGGAGGAGCGCATCAATGATTCAATCACCTTTTCCCGATTCTTGGGACTGAAGATGGAAGAGGTATCTCCCGACCACAGCACCATCAGTCGATTTCGTTCGGCACTGACAGAGTTGGGTCTCATGGACAAACTATTGGCGCAGTTTAACAAACAACTTTCGCGCCATCACATTTCGGTCAGGGAAGGGGTGCTTGTGGATGCAAGCCTTGTGGAGACGCCGCATAAACCCAACGGAAGCATTACGATTGAAGTCGCAGACGACAGAGAAGACAATCGGAGCGAGGCGGAAAAAGAGGCAGAGGAGGATTATCAAAAACAGGTTGTCCGCCGGCGTAAAGGGACGGATGAAGAAGCCCGTTGGGTGTACAAACAAAAGCGTTATCACTACGGATACAAAAAGCATTGTCCGGCCAATGTTCAAGGCATTGTTCAAAAGGTGATAACGACAGCAGCGAACCGCAGTGACACGAAGGAGTTTATTCCGCTATTGCAGGGTGCAAACATACCTCAAGGCACAGCCGTCTTGGCGGACAAAGGATATGCTTGCGGGGAAAATCGTTCCTACCTGCAAACCCATCACCTTCAAGACGGCATTATGCACAAGGCACAACGCAACAGGGCATTGACCGAGGAAGAGAAGCAAGGAAACAAAGCAATCGGTCCGATACGGAGCACCATCGAACGCACCTTTGGCAGTATTCGGCGGTGGTTTCATGGCGGACGATGTCGATACCGGGGACTTGCCAAGACCCATACTCAAAACATTCTTGAAAGCATCGCCTTTAATTTATACAGAACGCCGGGGATAATTATGTCCTCATCCGTAGGATAA
- the rlmD gene encoding 23S rRNA (uracil(1939)-C(5))-methyltransferase RlmD, giving the protein MARKKKELPLITGVEITDLAAEGNALCRIDDMVMFVPFAAPGDRCTVQVVKKKRNFMQGRIVSIESPSPIRKGPFCTHFTVCGGCKWQHIPYEIQLRAKEQQVTDALVRLGKVEVEEMQPILGSEQTEYYRNKLEFTFSNKRWLLPEEVREVDGDFSPEVRYGLGFHIPGMFDKVLDIRECHLGAKVSDEIRLFIREYCMQDPERYPFFDLRNQEGLMRTLMIRTTSTGELMVVVVFFRDDVAAREALLAAVAERFPQITSLLYVINTKCNDTIGDQEVLLYHGREYIEEEMEGLKFKIGAKSFYQTNSRQAYQLYRIAREFAGLTGDELVYDLYTGTGTIANFVAGQAHRVIGIEYVPEAIEDARTNSLLNGIENTLFYAGDMKDILTNDFIEQHGRPDVVITDPPRAGMHESVIDAILFAAPKRIVYVSCNPATQARDLALLMADGRYRAVKSRPVDMFPHTHHVENVVLLVRNTE; this is encoded by the coding sequence TTGGCAAGAAAGAAAAAAGAGCTTCCCCTCATTACAGGGGTGGAAATAACGGATCTGGCGGCAGAGGGCAATGCTCTCTGCCGCATTGATGATATGGTGATGTTCGTGCCTTTCGCTGCACCGGGCGACCGTTGCACGGTTCAGGTGGTAAAGAAAAAGCGCAACTTCATGCAGGGACGAATCGTCTCGATCGAAAGCCCCTCACCGATCAGGAAAGGACCTTTCTGTACGCACTTCACCGTCTGCGGCGGATGCAAATGGCAGCATATTCCATACGAGATACAGCTCCGAGCCAAGGAGCAGCAGGTGACCGATGCACTCGTGCGTCTGGGTAAGGTGGAGGTGGAGGAGATGCAGCCGATCCTCGGATCGGAGCAGACGGAGTACTACCGCAATAAGCTCGAATTTACATTCAGCAACAAACGTTGGCTACTGCCCGAAGAGGTACGGGAAGTCGATGGCGACTTCTCTCCCGAGGTGCGATACGGACTTGGATTCCATATCCCCGGCATGTTCGACAAGGTATTGGACATTCGCGAATGCCACTTGGGGGCTAAGGTATCGGACGAAATACGTCTCTTCATCCGCGAATATTGCATGCAGGATCCGGAGCGTTATCCTTTCTTCGACCTGAGAAATCAGGAAGGCCTGATGCGAACGCTGATGATCCGGACTACATCCACAGGAGAGCTGATGGTAGTCGTGGTCTTCTTTCGCGACGATGTTGCTGCTCGAGAAGCTCTGCTTGCGGCCGTGGCGGAACGTTTCCCTCAGATCACCTCGCTCCTCTACGTGATCAATACCAAGTGCAACGACACGATAGGCGATCAGGAAGTGCTCCTGTACCATGGCAGGGAATACATTGAGGAGGAGATGGAAGGACTGAAGTTCAAGATCGGGGCTAAGTCTTTCTACCAGACCAATAGCCGGCAGGCCTACCAACTCTATCGGATAGCGCGCGAATTTGCCGGTCTCACAGGGGACGAACTGGTTTACGACCTCTATACCGGCACGGGGACGATTGCCAACTTCGTAGCCGGACAAGCCCATCGGGTAATCGGTATCGAATACGTACCCGAAGCCATTGAGGATGCCCGCACGAACAGCCTACTGAATGGAATAGAGAATACCCTCTTCTATGCAGGAGATATGAAAGACATCCTGACCAACGACTTCATCGAACAGCATGGACGTCCGGACGTCGTCATTACGGATCCGCCCCGAGCCGGCATGCACGAGAGTGTGATCGATGCCATCCTCTTTGCTGCACCCAAGAGGATAGTCTATGTCAGCTGCAATCCTGCCACACAAGCCCGCGATTTGGCTCTGCTGATGGCAGATGGCAGATACCGAGCCGTAAAATCCCGTCCGGTGGATATGTTTCCCCACACCCACCACGTAGAGAATGTGGTACTCCTCGTTCGAAATACCGAATAG
- a CDS encoding GSCFA domain-containing protein, with translation MIQLTTPVENPVIRERLISYANKLFFVGSCFSLEVGSYMRQAGFRTEINPFGIMYNPLSIAGCIGRLLDPVPYQAEELFEYDGLFHSFDHHGAFSHAKKEETLQHLNDSLHAGHEALLRSDRLFFTWGTAFVYNYVSANKVVANCHKLPERLFRRQMVGIDDLLAVWIPLIERLLSSSPDRKIILTVSPVRHLRDGAVGNQQSKATLVLFCKALTERFPEHLYYFPAYEIMMDELRDYRYYADDMTHPSSLAVSIIRERFADIFVEKDHREAMDACLKLRRRMAHRPLHPDSPDAMLFEAQTQTLVSALLRKYPDLVLDDIAGEMVES, from the coding sequence ATGATACAGCTAACTACCCCCGTTGAGAATCCGGTAATAAGAGAGAGGTTGATCTCTTATGCCAATAAGCTCTTTTTCGTTGGTTCCTGTTTCAGTTTGGAAGTTGGTTCCTATATGCGTCAAGCCGGATTTCGCACAGAGATCAATCCTTTTGGGATCATGTACAATCCCCTGTCTATTGCCGGATGTATCGGCCGATTGCTCGATCCTGTACCTTATCAGGCAGAAGAGTTGTTCGAATACGACGGTTTATTTCATAGTTTCGATCATCACGGAGCTTTTTCTCATGCAAAAAAAGAAGAAACCCTGCAGCATCTCAATGACAGCCTACATGCCGGTCACGAGGCTTTGCTTCGTTCCGACAGGCTTTTCTTTACGTGGGGGACGGCCTTCGTCTACAACTATGTCAGTGCCAATAAGGTAGTGGCTAATTGTCATAAACTGCCCGAACGCCTCTTTCGCAGGCAGATGGTCGGCATTGACGACTTACTGGCCGTCTGGATCCCTCTCATAGAGCGACTGCTGAGTTCTTCTCCCGATCGTAAAATCATTCTTACGGTCAGCCCCGTACGTCATCTTCGCGATGGAGCTGTAGGAAATCAGCAAAGCAAAGCCACTCTTGTCCTTTTCTGTAAGGCATTGACAGAGCGTTTCCCCGAACATCTTTATTATTTCCCTGCCTATGAGATAATGATGGACGAACTGCGTGACTATCGCTACTATGCAGACGATATGACTCATCCATCCTCTTTGGCTGTTTCGATCATACGCGAACGCTTTGCCGATATTTTCGTGGAAAAGGATCATCGAGAGGCTATGGATGCCTGTCTCAAACTCCGACGCCGCATGGCACACAGGCCTTTACATCCTGACAGCCCTGATGCTATGCTCTTTGAAGCGCAAACGCAGACACTCGTCAGTGCATTGCTGCGTAAGTATCCGGATTTAGTTTTAGACGATATTGCGGGCGAAATGGTGGAATCTTAG
- a CDS encoding histidinol phosphate phosphatase gives MADKSIQFSLTERNLLGKDGKRHKMQVAVPTGRKRIGFRSFCARVAKSTTFNEQEVAAVLNYATGIAKDIVSEGDIVEFGDLGTLSPTFKSKAVPLNEKFRAQEHILAPAVRLTPSKKYFTLMNVTFEQIKPKKENTENPPSDTGGSTPSAPEQGGGSGGL, from the coding sequence ATGGCAGATAAGTCTATACAATTTTCTTTGACCGAGCGTAATCTTCTCGGTAAGGATGGCAAGCGGCACAAGATGCAAGTCGCAGTGCCGACGGGTCGCAAGCGGATCGGATTCCGCAGTTTCTGTGCACGCGTGGCCAAGTCCACCACTTTCAACGAGCAGGAAGTGGCAGCAGTATTGAACTACGCTACCGGAATCGCCAAAGACATCGTTTCGGAAGGCGACATCGTCGAGTTCGGAGACCTCGGCACTCTCAGCCCTACCTTCAAGAGCAAAGCAGTGCCGCTAAACGAGAAATTCCGTGCTCAAGAGCACATCCTCGCACCGGCAGTCCGTCTCACGCCCTCGAAGAAGTACTTCACCCTCATGAATGTCACCTTCGAGCAGATCAAGCCTAAGAAGGAAAACACAGAAAATCCTCCCTCCGACACGGGCGGTTCCACGCCCTCCGCTCCCGAACAGGGCGGTGGTAGTGGCGGTTTGTAA
- a CDS encoding class I SAM-dependent methyltransferase produces the protein MLFDEKEILAITRWAKLYANQSPDRILLGSNDIPPEYRAAVATQIELWPRLRNKLPQWPGISSLYIPSRLSLEQSSGAVTSSYKSRFIREGTKVVDLTGGLGIDFIALMSKASQGIYIERNDETAVAARHNIPLLLNEGKDLNILTGDFKEYLPLIKTFHSDYIYVDPARRSGADKRVYAIADCEPDLIPLAAELLPFCSSILAKLSPMIDLWDTLQSLPHVQELHVVAAHGEVKELLVRMSLNEATIPPEKVPIHAVNLLSEDTVIPFIFTMEEERSISVPYADSIDKYVYEPHTALFKAGAFKTVAYRLGLRKLHPNSHLYTSEAYESAFPGRTFVLEEIIPFSTSVLKQLGKVVPRASISCRNFPLSPIELRQRSKMADGGEKTLMGTTMADGKKVLLLLRKAE, from the coding sequence ATGCTATTCGACGAAAAAGAGATTCTCGCCATTACGCGATGGGCTAAGCTCTATGCCAATCAATCACCCGACAGAATTCTGTTGGGGAGCAATGATATTCCTCCGGAGTACCGGGCTGCAGTGGCTACCCAGATAGAACTTTGGCCTCGTCTGAGGAACAAGCTGCCTCAATGGCCCGGTATCAGTTCTCTGTATATTCCTTCACGGCTCTCTTTGGAGCAATCCTCCGGAGCTGTCACGAGTTCGTACAAAAGCCGTTTCATAAGAGAAGGGACTAAAGTGGTGGATCTGACCGGCGGACTCGGCATCGATTTCATAGCCTTGATGTCCAAAGCATCCCAAGGCATATATATCGAGCGAAATGATGAAACGGCTGTTGCAGCACGGCACAACATACCGCTATTACTCAACGAAGGGAAAGATCTAAATATCCTAACAGGGGATTTCAAAGAGTATTTACCGCTGATAAAGACTTTTCACTCCGACTATATCTACGTGGATCCCGCCAGAAGGTCAGGAGCGGATAAGCGCGTCTATGCCATAGCCGACTGCGAGCCGGATCTCATCCCATTGGCTGCCGAATTGCTGCCGTTCTGTAGCAGTATCTTGGCCAAACTGTCTCCTATGATCGACCTGTGGGACACGCTTCAGTCTCTTCCGCACGTACAAGAGCTGCATGTAGTGGCCGCCCACGGAGAGGTAAAAGAATTATTGGTCAGAATGTCCTTAAACGAAGCTACTATTCCTCCCGAAAAAGTACCGATCCATGCAGTCAATCTTCTTTCGGAAGATACCGTAATACCTTTCATCTTTACAATGGAAGAAGAGAGAAGCATCTCGGTTCCGTATGCCGATTCGATCGACAAGTACGTATATGAGCCGCATACCGCGTTGTTCAAAGCAGGGGCCTTCAAGACCGTAGCCTACCGCCTTGGTTTACGTAAACTGCATCCCAACAGCCATCTATACACGTCGGAAGCATATGAATCAGCTTTCCCCGGGCGTACCTTTGTTCTGGAAGAAATTATTCCTTTTTCCACTTCCGTACTCAAACAGCTTGGTAAGGTAGTGCCACGGGCTTCCATCAGCTGTCGCAACTTTCCTCTTTCTCCGATCGAGCTGAGGCAGCGCAGCAAGATGGCAGACGGTGGGGAAAAGACACTGATGGGTACGACAATGGCAGATGGAAAAAAGGTGTTGTTATTACTTCGTAAGGCAGAGTAA
- the murQ gene encoding N-acetylmuramic acid 6-phosphate etherase, which produces MFEKITEQPSLYDRLEEKSTREILEDINREDRKVAEAVSRTIPMIERLVEQIVPRMEQGGRLFYMGAGTSGRLGVLDASEIPPTFGMPPTFVIGLIAGGDRALRNPVEKAEDNTERGWEELLSHGVNSSDTVIGIAASGTTPYVIGALREARRHGILTGCICSNIGSPLAAEADYPIEVIVGPEYVTGSSRMKSGTAQKMILNMISTSIMIRLGRVKGNRMVNMQLSNNKLIDRGTRMLMSEFDLSYEDARTLLLRHGSVRIASESMKQKPPKK; this is translated from the coding sequence ATGTTTGAAAAGATTACCGAACAGCCTTCCCTGTACGACCGACTGGAAGAAAAGTCGACCAGAGAGATCCTCGAAGACATCAACCGCGAGGACAGGAAAGTGGCCGAAGCCGTCAGCCGGACTATTCCGATGATCGAACGACTGGTCGAACAAATCGTACCACGCATGGAGCAGGGTGGGCGACTCTTCTACATGGGAGCCGGCACCAGCGGCCGCTTGGGCGTCTTGGATGCTTCGGAGATCCCTCCCACATTCGGTATGCCCCCCACATTCGTCATCGGGCTGATCGCCGGAGGGGATCGTGCCCTGCGTAATCCGGTAGAGAAAGCGGAAGACAACACCGAGCGCGGCTGGGAAGAACTTTTGAGCCACGGAGTGAACTCCTCCGATACGGTCATCGGTATAGCGGCATCGGGGACTACACCCTATGTGATCGGAGCCTTGCGAGAAGCGCGCAGACATGGAATCCTGACGGGATGTATCTGTAGCAATATCGGATCTCCGCTGGCTGCCGAAGCGGATTATCCCATTGAAGTGATAGTAGGCCCGGAATACGTGACGGGTAGCTCACGGATGAAATCCGGTACGGCGCAGAAAATGATCCTGAATATGATCAGCACTTCCATAATGATTCGTCTCGGGCGGGTAAAGGGCAATCGCATGGTCAATATGCAACTCAGCAACAACAAGCTGATCGATCGGGGCACGCGCATGCTGATGAGTGAGTTCGACCTCTCCTACGAAGATGCCCGCACCCTCCTCCTTCGCCATGGATCTGTCCGTATCGCCTCCGAAAGCATGAAGCAAAAGCCTCCCAAGAAATAG